A part of Magnetospirillum sp. ME-1 genomic DNA contains:
- a CDS encoding (2Fe-2S)-binding protein, giving the protein MYVCLCHGFTDRQVRAAVTEGAGSPQAVFRHFDSKPRCGKCVSTVRELVDESKGGCGGGSGGCPCGKRG; this is encoded by the coding sequence ATGTATGTCTGTCTCTGCCACGGCTTTACCGACCGCCAGGTCCGCGCCGCCGTCACCGAAGGCGCCGGCAGCCCGCAGGCGGTGTTCCGTCACTTCGACTCCAAGCCGCGCTGCGGCAAGTGCGTCTCCACCGTCCGCGAACTGGTGGACGAAAGCAAGGGCGGGTGTGGCGGCGGTTCGGGGGGCTGCCCCTGCGGCAAGCGGGGCTGA
- a CDS encoding SLC13 family permease, with the protein MTFEQGLAFTILGATILMFALDKLRYDLVALLSLSAGILAGLVPPEKAFHGFSDPVVVVVAAALVVSAGIERSGVIEHLMKPLAALKSPDALICTLVALVMVLSAFMKNIGALAIFIPLSIRLARAGGIPVSQILMPLSFASLLGGVMTLIGTSPNIIVSRVRLELTGKPFTMFDFTPVGLGICLAGIGFLAFAWRVLPKDRQGSGSGSEFRIEDYLAEVRIEAHSPLIGATVADLEQLFSGGAVTVAAIIRDHGHRYVPGGHWEFSENDVLVLEGDPMALKPLLDTAGLVLMGGGGLGSEDTTVMEAVVMPNSPLVGSSAVRSAMRRRHGIALLAISRGGRHMIERLRQTEFKAGDVLVVEGNGEAMPGTLAQLGCLPLGQKAMPLARKSALLPVAIAFGAMLSVALGLMPVAPAFFLAAVAMILLGCLPLRDAYEAVHWPIILLLGALIPISDAMKSTGASDLLAGWLAMAASQVPVPMALGLVLLASMLLAPFLHHAATVLLMGPVAAGMAVKMGLAVDPFLMAVALGAASDFLTPIGHQCNTLVMGVGGYRFGDYWRLGLPLSVIVLVSGTVLILMVWPI; encoded by the coding sequence ATGACCTTCGAGCAGGGGCTGGCGTTCACCATCCTGGGCGCCACCATCTTGATGTTCGCGCTGGACAAGCTGCGCTACGACCTGGTGGCGCTGCTGTCGCTGTCGGCCGGGATTCTGGCGGGGCTGGTGCCGCCGGAAAAGGCCTTCCACGGCTTTTCCGATCCGGTGGTGGTGGTGGTGGCCGCCGCCCTGGTGGTCAGCGCCGGCATCGAGCGTTCGGGCGTTATCGAGCATCTGATGAAGCCGCTGGCGGCGCTGAAATCCCCCGACGCCCTGATCTGCACCCTGGTGGCGCTGGTGATGGTGCTGTCGGCCTTCATGAAGAATATCGGGGCGCTGGCCATCTTCATTCCGCTGTCCATCCGTCTGGCGCGGGCCGGGGGCATTCCGGTGTCGCAGATCCTTATGCCGCTGTCGTTCGCCTCGCTGCTGGGCGGCGTGATGACCCTGATCGGCACCTCGCCCAACATCATTGTGTCGCGCGTCCGGCTGGAACTGACCGGCAAGCCCTTCACCATGTTCGACTTCACGCCGGTCGGGCTGGGCATCTGCCTGGCCGGCATCGGCTTCCTCGCCTTCGCCTGGAGGGTGCTGCCCAAGGACCGGCAGGGCAGCGGTTCGGGCTCGGAGTTTCGCATCGAGGATTACCTGGCCGAAGTGCGCATCGAGGCGCATTCTCCGCTGATCGGCGCCACGGTGGCCGATCTCGAGCAATTGTTCTCGGGCGGCGCGGTGACGGTGGCGGCCATCATCCGCGACCACGGCCACCGCTATGTCCCCGGCGGCCATTGGGAGTTCTCGGAAAACGACGTCCTGGTGCTCGAGGGCGACCCCATGGCCTTGAAGCCGCTGCTGGACACCGCCGGTCTGGTGCTGATGGGCGGCGGCGGTCTGGGGAGCGAGGACACCACCGTGATGGAAGCGGTGGTGATGCCCAATTCGCCGCTGGTGGGCAGTTCGGCGGTGCGAAGCGCCATGCGGCGGCGTCACGGCATCGCGCTCCTGGCCATCAGCCGGGGCGGTCGGCACATGATCGAGCGGCTGCGCCAGACCGAGTTCAAGGCCGGCGACGTGCTGGTGGTGGAAGGCAACGGCGAGGCCATGCCCGGCACCCTGGCGCAACTGGGCTGCCTGCCGCTGGGCCAGAAGGCCATGCCGCTGGCGCGCAAATCCGCCCTCCTGCCGGTGGCCATCGCCTTCGGGGCCATGCTGTCGGTGGCCCTGGGACTCATGCCGGTGGCGCCGGCCTTCTTCCTGGCGGCGGTGGCCATGATCCTGCTGGGCTGCCTGCCGCTGCGCGACGCCTACGAGGCCGTCCACTGGCCGATCATCCTTTTGCTGGGGGCGCTGATTCCCATCAGCGACGCCATGAAGAGCACCGGCGCGTCGGATCTGCTGGCCGGCTGGCTGGCCATGGCGGCCTCGCAGGTGCCGGTGCCCATGGCGCTGGGGCTGGTGCTGCTGGCCTCCATGCTGCTGGCTCCTTTCCTGCACCATGCCGCCACCGTGCTGCTGATGGGCCCGGTGGCCGCCGGCATGGCCGTGAAGATGGGGCTTGCCGTCGATCCCTTCCTGATGGCGGTGGCGCTGGGAGCGGCCAGCGACTTCCTCACCCCCATCGGCCACCAGTGCAACACCCTGGTGATGGGCGTCGGCGGCTATCGCTTCGGCGATTACTGGCGGCTGGGTCTGCCGCTCAGCGTCATCGTGCTGGTGTCGGGGACGGTGCTGATCCTGATGGTCTGGCCGATTTAA
- a CDS encoding AMP-binding protein, with translation MVSAKPGKTIAATAPAGGAGAWDDAAFRWNDALAELAGAPDAPLNIGAVCSDRQVSLGRGERIAVRWLGRRQGSRDVTYGQLADQSGRFARVLADLGLEPGETVAVLLGRVPELYGAALGIWKAGGVYCPLFAAFGPGPVKARLELGKAAILITSDELYARKVASSRAALPNLRHVLLVGEDGGVPSMPPGCSDLLALAGAARPMTAVATRPDAPAFLHFTSGTTGTPKGVLHPHRAVLAHLVTGRKVFGLSESDVFWCTADPGWVTSTSYGIIAPLVCGAALIADESEQEPRRWYGILHDEKVTAWYTTPTAIRTMMRYGAALARSYRENSLRVAASVGEPLNAEAVMWGQKALGVPFLDTWWQTETGAITIANGPGTDRRPGSMGRPLPGVEAVIMRCEGGTPKQVDAVDAVGELAIRTCWPSMFSGALGEETRYGDCFRDGWYFTGDLVKRDKDGFIWFVGRADDMIKCGGLQIGPFEVEGSLMDHPAVAEIGVVGKPDMLVREVPVAFVSLNPGFEAGDALRAELLSYARQELGAGMAPREIHFVEELPKTNSGKIMRRVLKAKAMGEPEGGDILSTLPPCPGRYDDE, from the coding sequence ATGGTTTCGGCCAAGCCGGGCAAGACCATTGCCGCAACGGCTCCGGCGGGTGGGGCCGGGGCGTGGGATGACGCCGCTTTCCGTTGGAACGACGCGCTGGCCGAACTGGCCGGGGCGCCGGACGCGCCGCTGAATATCGGCGCGGTCTGCTCCGATCGCCAGGTGAGCCTGGGCCGGGGAGAGCGGATCGCCGTCCGCTGGCTGGGCCGCCGCCAGGGCAGCCGCGACGTCACCTATGGCCAACTGGCCGACCAATCGGGACGATTCGCCCGCGTGCTGGCCGATCTGGGCCTCGAGCCCGGCGAGACGGTGGCGGTGCTGCTGGGCCGCGTTCCCGAACTTTACGGCGCGGCGCTGGGCATCTGGAAGGCCGGCGGGGTCTATTGCCCGCTGTTCGCCGCCTTCGGTCCCGGCCCGGTCAAGGCGCGCCTGGAATTGGGCAAGGCCGCCATCCTGATCACCTCCGACGAATTGTATGCCCGCAAGGTGGCGTCGTCGCGGGCCGCGCTCCCCAATCTGCGGCACGTCCTGCTGGTCGGCGAGGACGGCGGTGTCCCGTCCATGCCGCCGGGCTGTTCCGACCTGCTGGCCCTGGCCGGGGCCGCCCGGCCCATGACGGCGGTGGCGACCCGGCCCGACGCGCCCGCCTTCCTGCACTTCACCAGCGGCACCACCGGTACGCCCAAGGGCGTGCTGCACCCCCATCGGGCGGTGCTGGCCCATCTGGTCACCGGGCGCAAGGTGTTCGGCCTGTCCGAGTCCGACGTGTTCTGGTGCACCGCCGATCCCGGCTGGGTGACCAGCACGTCGTACGGCATCATCGCGCCGCTGGTGTGCGGCGCCGCCCTGATCGCCGACGAGTCCGAACAGGAGCCCCGGCGCTGGTACGGCATCCTGCACGACGAGAAGGTGACCGCCTGGTACACCACGCCCACCGCCATCCGCACCATGATGCGCTATGGCGCGGCCCTGGCCCGTTCGTACCGCGAGAATTCGCTGCGCGTGGCGGCCAGCGTGGGCGAGCCCCTGAACGCCGAGGCGGTGATGTGGGGGCAGAAGGCGCTGGGCGTGCCCTTCCTCGACACCTGGTGGCAGACCGAGACCGGCGCCATCACCATCGCCAACGGTCCCGGCACCGACCGGCGGCCGGGCAGCATGGGCCGGCCTTTGCCCGGCGTCGAGGCGGTGATCATGCGCTGCGAGGGCGGCACGCCCAAGCAGGTGGACGCCGTCGACGCGGTGGGCGAACTGGCCATCCGCACCTGCTGGCCCTCCATGTTCTCCGGCGCGCTGGGCGAGGAGACGCGCTACGGCGATTGCTTCCGCGACGGCTGGTACTTCACCGGCGATCTGGTCAAGCGCGACAAGGACGGCTTCATCTGGTTCGTGGGCCGCGCCGACGACATGATCAAGTGCGGCGGCCTGCAGATCGGCCCCTTCGAGGTGGAAGGCAGCCTGATGGACCATCCGGCGGTGGCCGAGATCGGCGTGGTGGGCAAGCCCGACATGCTGGTGCGCGAAGTGCCGGTGGCCTTCGTCTCGCTCAATCCCGGCTTCGAGGCGGGCGACGCGCTCAGGGCCGAGCTGCTGTCCTATGCCCGCCAGGAACTGGGGGCGGGCATGGCGCCGCGCGAGATCCATTTCGTCGAGGAATTGCCCAAGACCAATTCGGGCAAGATCATGCGCCGGGTGCTGAAGGCCAAGGCCATGGGAGAGCCGGAAGGGGGCGACATCCTGTCCACCCTGCCGCCTTGTCCGGGGCGTTACGACGACGAGTGA